A single Anopheles funestus chromosome 2RL, idAnoFuneDA-416_04, whole genome shotgun sequence DNA region contains:
- the LOC125764603 gene encoding immunoglobulin domain-containing protein oig-4-like isoform X1, with protein MESSLETYVVRVGNTCFLHGALELHSFERIQSNTLLSFVKGYGPVSRYKGPPTATTMHRYRLSTNMSVYVCIVILILISIAIDDTEARRGRARGRTKSRMQIGLPITGKYRDPESDQYYNNNNGAKITLASHFDYEYVLGHKIAFLCVARGTPRPTITWFKDGVEIFSHLYLHVHEWYIGKDKVKSKIEIDPATQMDAGVYECTADNMYSIDRRSFKTDFSIAFD; from the exons ATGGAGAGCAGTTTGGAGACGTACGTTGTTCGCGTTGGCAATACCTGTTTTCTTCACGGAGCGTTGGAGTTACATTCGTTCGAACGGATTCAATCAAACACCCTTTTGTCTTTCGTTAAAGGATACGGGCCAGTTTCACGGTACAAAG GACCGCCAACGGCTACAACAATGCATCGCTATCGATTGTCGACGAACATGTCCGTTTACGTCTGCATCGTGATCCTCATTTTAATCTCGATTGCAATCGACGACACGGAGGCTAGACGTGGACGCGCTAGGGGTCGCACGAAATCTAGG ATGCAAATTGGTCTTCCAATAACGGGAAAATATCGTGATCCAGAATCGGACCAGTATTACAACAATAATAAC GGAGCGAAAATAACACTTGCATCACATTTTGATTATGAATACGTATTGGGACACAAGATCGCTTTTCTGTGTGTAGCACGTGGAACACCTCGACCGACCATCACCTGGTTTAAGGACGGTGTCGAGATCTTCAGCCATCTGTATCTTCAT GTACACGAATGGTACATCGGCAAGGATAAGGTAAAGTCGAAGATTGAGATCGATCCGGCCACGCAGATGGATGCCGGTGTATACGAGTGTACCGCCGACAATATGtactcgatcgatcgaagaAGTTTTAAGACCGATTTCTCGATCGCATTTGATTAG
- the LOC125764598 gene encoding separin isoform X2 encodes MDNLVTTTTENNGLIGLQYKLRAAVALNEGDKRSAVLYQTLSLGASKRHKYSQAFRQKCDLDGLIRKVINSETNKQLSAPSTNHEDFADLCTRCDELPAEWTVIQIAKDYTPMATCLTHEELLREPTAVWLTVFRCSDPCEGTPFEPILIPLDPPADKPSERYPNFFEHISSIPAEVRNAIANHESTDNRANRLELVEQLISSAVQRTAEWLGPWSNLLVGKFRSPNDQKLESEIFNQIEEFCIHNRINRTVQRLVSLVARRLDLLDDFQLFELCMSEPLDLEDSKAEALYDLLSDMKRQKFQDKKEDRLNCYPVLLVVDELLDSLSWEMLHPTGEFSRFANFRTLSELYRQHATRIKNGYFTLAAKECYTIINPDNNLDKMSARLQMFYKEWYPEFELLIDQAPKENEFSEVLNKSDVLIYNGHGSGMQFMNGETLLQRDINCVTFLFGCDSVRLHSNGLFTEMTGTHMYYNAAHCPTVIGALWVLTDLFTDLYSMLLVGNWIPTTNSVYAKHNISFLDTAAFKAGKWLFKKSSSSTKPFVGKHSNLLRLMGDCRMFHYLPQRIRCAFVCRGLPVINEACI; translated from the exons ATGGACAATCTGGTTACAACAACGACAGAAAATAATGGTCTCATCGGTT TGCAGTACAAGCTGCGAGCAGCCGTTGCACTAAACGAAGGTGATAAACGCAGTGCTGTGTTATATCAAACCCTGTCCCTCGGAGCATCGAAACGACATAAATATTCTCAAGCATTCCGGCAAAAGTGCGATCTAG ATGGTTTAATTAGGAAGGTGATCAACAGTGAAACGAACAAACAGTTGTCTGCACCATCCACGAATCATGAAGATTTTGCCGATCTTTGCACACGATGTGACGAACTACCTGCAGAATGGACGGTGATACAGATTGCGAAAGATTACACACCAATGGCCACCTGCCTGACGCACGAGGAACTGTTGCGAGAACCGACAGCAGTGTGGTTAACCGTGTTTCGATGCAGTGATCCGTGTGAAGGCACGCCATTCGAACCAATTCTTATTCCACTAGATCCACCTGCCGACAAGCCTTCCGAAAGGTATCCAAACTTCTTTGAACACATCTCCTCAATTCCTGCTGAGGTGCGAAATGCAATCGCAAACCACGAATCGACGGACAACCGGGCTAACCGCCTCGAGCTCGTAGAACAGTTGATAAGTTCAGCAGTTCAGCGAACGGCCGAGTGGTTGGGACCGTGGTCTAATCTTCTGGTGGGGAAGTTTCGTTCTCCGAACGACCAAAAGCTAGAGAGCGAAATTTTTAACCAAATCGAAGAGTTTTGTATCCACAACCGTATCAATCGCACCGTACAACGACTTGTTTCACTCGTTGCACGTCGGCTAGATTTGTTAGATGATTTTCAGCTATTCGAATTGTGCATGAGTGAGCCGCTCGATCTGGAAGATAGCAAAGCGGAAGCCCTGTACGATTTACTGTCCGACATGAAGCGGCAAAAGTTCCAGGATAAAAAGGAAGATCGACTCAACTGCTACCCGGTGCTTCTTGTAGTCGATGAGCTGCTCGATAGTTTGTCGTGGGAAATGTTACATCCAACCGGGGAGTTTAGTCGATTTGCCAACTTCCGCACGCTGAGTGAATTGTACAGGCAGCACGCAACACGGATCAAGAACGGCTATTTTACGCTTGCTGCAAAGGAATGCTACACGATCATCAATCCCG ATAATAACCTTGACAAAATGAGTGCACGTTTGCAGATGTTTTACAAGGAATGGTATCCCGAATTCGAGCTGCTTATCGATCAAGCACCAAAGGAAAATGAATTCAGCGAAGTGCTGAACAAATCGGATGTACTTAT CTATAACGGCCACGGAAGCGGAATGCAGTTTATGAACGGTGAAACGCTACTGCAGCGCGATATTAATTGTGTGACGTTTCTCTTCGGTTGCGATTCCGTCCGGTTACACTCGAACGGTCTGTTTACGGAAATGACCGGCACGCACATGTACTACAATGCAGCCCATTGTCCCACCGTCATTGGGGCGCTGTGGGTATTGACCGATCTGTTTACCGATCTCTATTCGATGTTACTCGTCGGAAACTGGATACCGACGACGAATTCGGTCTATGCCAAGCACAACATCTCTTTTCTCGATACGGCGGCATTCAAAGCGGGCAAGTGGC TATTCAAAAAATCATCCTCCAGTACGAAACCGTTCGTTGGCAAACATTCCAATTTGCTAAGGCTGATGGGTGATTGCAGGATGTTTCATTACCTGCCGCAACGGATACGGTGTGCGTTCGTTTGCCGTGGCTTGCCTGTTATTAATGAAGCATGCATTTGA
- the LOC125764598 gene encoding separin isoform X1, protein MDNLVTTTTENNGLIGCKLHVQYKLRAAVALNEGDKRSAVLYQTLSLGASKRHKYSQAFRQKCDLDGLIRKVINSETNKQLSAPSTNHEDFADLCTRCDELPAEWTVIQIAKDYTPMATCLTHEELLREPTAVWLTVFRCSDPCEGTPFEPILIPLDPPADKPSERYPNFFEHISSIPAEVRNAIANHESTDNRANRLELVEQLISSAVQRTAEWLGPWSNLLVGKFRSPNDQKLESEIFNQIEEFCIHNRINRTVQRLVSLVARRLDLLDDFQLFELCMSEPLDLEDSKAEALYDLLSDMKRQKFQDKKEDRLNCYPVLLVVDELLDSLSWEMLHPTGEFSRFANFRTLSELYRQHATRIKNGYFTLAAKECYTIINPDNNLDKMSARLQMFYKEWYPEFELLIDQAPKENEFSEVLNKSDVLIYNGHGSGMQFMNGETLLQRDINCVTFLFGCDSVRLHSNGLFTEMTGTHMYYNAAHCPTVIGALWVLTDLFTDLYSMLLVGNWIPTTNSVYAKHNISFLDTAAFKAGKWLFKKSSSSTKPFVGKHSNLLRLMGDCRMFHYLPQRIRCAFVCRGLPVINEACI, encoded by the exons ATGGACAATCTGGTTACAACAACGACAGAAAATAATGGTCTCATCGGTTGTAAGTTACATG TGCAGTACAAGCTGCGAGCAGCCGTTGCACTAAACGAAGGTGATAAACGCAGTGCTGTGTTATATCAAACCCTGTCCCTCGGAGCATCGAAACGACATAAATATTCTCAAGCATTCCGGCAAAAGTGCGATCTAG ATGGTTTAATTAGGAAGGTGATCAACAGTGAAACGAACAAACAGTTGTCTGCACCATCCACGAATCATGAAGATTTTGCCGATCTTTGCACACGATGTGACGAACTACCTGCAGAATGGACGGTGATACAGATTGCGAAAGATTACACACCAATGGCCACCTGCCTGACGCACGAGGAACTGTTGCGAGAACCGACAGCAGTGTGGTTAACCGTGTTTCGATGCAGTGATCCGTGTGAAGGCACGCCATTCGAACCAATTCTTATTCCACTAGATCCACCTGCCGACAAGCCTTCCGAAAGGTATCCAAACTTCTTTGAACACATCTCCTCAATTCCTGCTGAGGTGCGAAATGCAATCGCAAACCACGAATCGACGGACAACCGGGCTAACCGCCTCGAGCTCGTAGAACAGTTGATAAGTTCAGCAGTTCAGCGAACGGCCGAGTGGTTGGGACCGTGGTCTAATCTTCTGGTGGGGAAGTTTCGTTCTCCGAACGACCAAAAGCTAGAGAGCGAAATTTTTAACCAAATCGAAGAGTTTTGTATCCACAACCGTATCAATCGCACCGTACAACGACTTGTTTCACTCGTTGCACGTCGGCTAGATTTGTTAGATGATTTTCAGCTATTCGAATTGTGCATGAGTGAGCCGCTCGATCTGGAAGATAGCAAAGCGGAAGCCCTGTACGATTTACTGTCCGACATGAAGCGGCAAAAGTTCCAGGATAAAAAGGAAGATCGACTCAACTGCTACCCGGTGCTTCTTGTAGTCGATGAGCTGCTCGATAGTTTGTCGTGGGAAATGTTACATCCAACCGGGGAGTTTAGTCGATTTGCCAACTTCCGCACGCTGAGTGAATTGTACAGGCAGCACGCAACACGGATCAAGAACGGCTATTTTACGCTTGCTGCAAAGGAATGCTACACGATCATCAATCCCG ATAATAACCTTGACAAAATGAGTGCACGTTTGCAGATGTTTTACAAGGAATGGTATCCCGAATTCGAGCTGCTTATCGATCAAGCACCAAAGGAAAATGAATTCAGCGAAGTGCTGAACAAATCGGATGTACTTAT CTATAACGGCCACGGAAGCGGAATGCAGTTTATGAACGGTGAAACGCTACTGCAGCGCGATATTAATTGTGTGACGTTTCTCTTCGGTTGCGATTCCGTCCGGTTACACTCGAACGGTCTGTTTACGGAAATGACCGGCACGCACATGTACTACAATGCAGCCCATTGTCCCACCGTCATTGGGGCGCTGTGGGTATTGACCGATCTGTTTACCGATCTCTATTCGATGTTACTCGTCGGAAACTGGATACCGACGACGAATTCGGTCTATGCCAAGCACAACATCTCTTTTCTCGATACGGCGGCATTCAAAGCGGGCAAGTGGC TATTCAAAAAATCATCCTCCAGTACGAAACCGTTCGTTGGCAAACATTCCAATTTGCTAAGGCTGATGGGTGATTGCAGGATGTTTCATTACCTGCCGCAACGGATACGGTGTGCGTTCGTTTGCCGTGGCTTGCCTGTTATTAATGAAGCATGCATTTGA
- the LOC125764603 gene encoding immunoglobulin domain-containing protein oig-4-like isoform X2, with product MHRYRLSTNMSVYVCIVILILISIAIDDTEARRGRARGRTKSRMQIGLPITGKYRDPESDQYYNNNNGAKITLASHFDYEYVLGHKIAFLCVARGTPRPTITWFKDGVEIFSHLYLHVHEWYIGKDKVKSKIEIDPATQMDAGVYECTADNMYSIDRRSFKTDFSIAFD from the exons ATGCATCGCTATCGATTGTCGACGAACATGTCCGTTTACGTCTGCATCGTGATCCTCATTTTAATCTCGATTGCAATCGACGACACGGAGGCTAGACGTGGACGCGCTAGGGGTCGCACGAAATCTAGG ATGCAAATTGGTCTTCCAATAACGGGAAAATATCGTGATCCAGAATCGGACCAGTATTACAACAATAATAAC GGAGCGAAAATAACACTTGCATCACATTTTGATTATGAATACGTATTGGGACACAAGATCGCTTTTCTGTGTGTAGCACGTGGAACACCTCGACCGACCATCACCTGGTTTAAGGACGGTGTCGAGATCTTCAGCCATCTGTATCTTCAT GTACACGAATGGTACATCGGCAAGGATAAGGTAAAGTCGAAGATTGAGATCGATCCGGCCACGCAGATGGATGCCGGTGTATACGAGTGTACCGCCGACAATATGtactcgatcgatcgaagaAGTTTTAAGACCGATTTCTCGATCGCATTTGATTAG
- the LOC125764597 gene encoding procollagen-lysine,2-oxoglutarate 5-dioxygenase: MMAHSFAIYWWAALVILSLGWLSAAADDETSKDPIIFTVASNATEGYTRYLRSAKHYGLTVTTLGMGKPWLGGNMKSVGGGYKINLLREALKPYRAEKDRLVLFTDSYDVLFLAPWTKILEKFASFEASIVFGAEGFCWPDESLKSAYPPLEGRGMRFLNSGLFMGYADKLYKLLKTPSKDTEDDQLYYTKAYLDEDLRQELNIKLDHMATLFQNLNGVEEQVVLSLEPAEKEATLTNSEYNTKPAIVHGNGPSKLTLNSYANYLAGAFVDGECKTVQEDRLTLDNDAPLPLVTMALYVEKPTPFLEEWFETIAKLNYPADRLDVLIHSNVAYHAATVKSFLDRQDGRYRSLKVIDHDADFTEMAARNFATKHCALRSCEYLFVVDSEGHLDDVNVLRSLIEANRNVIAPVLTRPEKVWSNFWGALSGQGFYARSNDYMDIVGRKLLGLWNVPFISIVYLVKRAVLPDVSYELQETDPDMAMCWHFRSKGIFMHVINVEQYGHLIDTEYFDMTRTHPDFYQLFNNRHDWEQRYLAPEYKQQLEESFVPKQPCPDVYWFALGSDRFCDDLREIVEAFGEWSDGSHSDKRLQGGYEAVPTRDIHMNQVGLEQLWLKLLQLYVRPLQEKMFIGYFHDPPRSLMNFVVRYRPDEQPSLRPHHDSSTYTINVALNSVGVDYEGGGCRFLRYNCSVTDTRKGWMLMHPGRLTHFHEGLVTTKGTRYIMISFVDP, encoded by the exons ATGATGGCACATTCTTTCGCCATCTATTGGTGGGCAGCTTTAGTAATCCTTTCACTAGGCTGGTTATCTGCGGCGGCCGATGATG AAACTTCGAAAGATCCCATCATTTTCACCGTGGCCAGCAATGCAACCGAGGGCTACACGCGCTATCTGCGATCAGCAAAACATTATGGCCTCACAGTGACGACACTCGGTATGGGTAAACCGTGGCTTGGAGGAAACATGAAATCGGTTGGTGGTGGATACAAGATTAATCTACTGCGCGAAGCTCTCAAGCCGTATCGAGCGGAGAAAGATCGGCTCGTGCTGTTCACCGACAGCTACGATGTGCTGTTCTTAGCCCCGTGGACAAAGATCCTGGAAAAGTTTGCTTCCTTCGAAGCATCCATAGTGTTCGGTGCGGAGGGATTCTGCTGGCCGGATGAATCGCTTAAAAGTGCCTATCCTCCGCTCGAGGGCCGCGGTATGCGTTTCCTGAACTCTGGGTTGTTTATGGGATATGCCGACAAGCTGTACAAGCTACTGAAAACTCCGTCGAAGGATACGGAAGATGATCAACTGTACTACACGAAAGCCTACTTGGACGAAGATCTACGACAAGAGCTTAACATTAAGCTCGATCATATGGCCACACTGTTCCAGAACTTGAATGGTGTGGAAGAGCAGGTTGTACTGTCGTTGGAACCGGCCGAAAAGGAAGCTACGCTGACAAACTCCGAATACAACACGAAACCTGCCATCGTGCACGGCAACGGTCCCAGCAAGTTGACGTTAAATAGTTACGCCAACTATCTCGCCGGAGCATTTGTTGATGGTGAGTGCAAAACGGTACAGGAGGATCGATTGACCCTCGACAACGATGCACCACTACCACTCGTCACGATGGCTCTGTACGTCGAAAAGCCAACACCATTCCTGGAGGAATGGTTCGAAACGATTGCAAAGCTTAACTATCCTGCCGATCGGTTGGATGTGCTGATACACTCAAACGTGGCGTATCATGCGGCGACAGTAAAATCTTTCCTCGATCGCCAAGACGGGCGCTATCGTTCGCTCAAGGTAATAGACCACGATGCGGACTTTACCGAAATGGCAGCCCGTAACTTTGCCACGAAGCATTGTGCGCTGCGCAGTTGCGAATATCTATTCGTCGTTGATTCGGAAGGACATTTAGACGATGTGAACGTGCTACGATCGCTTATCGAAGCGAACCGGAATGTGATCGCACCGGTACTGACACGTCCGGAGAAAGTTTGGAGCAACTTTTGGGGCGCTCTCAGTGGTCAAGGTTTCTATGCACGGTCGAACGACTATATGGACATCGTGGGCCGCAAACTGCTCGGCCTGTGGAATGTTCCCTTTATCTCGATCGTGTACCTGGTGAAGCGTGCCGTGCTTCCTGACGTCAGCTATGAACTGCAGGAAACGGATCCCGATATGGCCATGTGCTGGCATTTCCGTTCCAAGGGCATCTTTATGCATGTGATCAATGTTGAGCAGTACGGGCATCTGATCGATACCGAGTACTTCGATATGACGCGCACCCATCCGGACTTTTACCAGTTGTTTAATAACAGACATGACTGGGAACAGCGCTACCTGGCGCCGGAATATAAGCAACAGCTCGAAGAAAGCTTTGTACCAAAGCAACCCTGCCCGGATGTGTATTGGTTCGCGCTCGGGTCCGATCGCTTTTGTGATGATTTACGAGAAATCGTAGAAGCGTTCGGTGAATGGTCAGATGGGTCACATTCGGACAAACGTTTGCAGGGTGGATATGAGGCTGTCCCGACGCGAGACATTCACATGAACCAGGTGGGACTGGAGCAGCTGTGGTTAAAGCTGCTGCAGCTGTATGTCCGTCCACTGCAGGAGAAAATGTTCATCGGTTATTTCCACGAT CCACCACGATCGCTGATGAACTTTGTCGTGCGTTATCGTCCGGACGAGCAACCATCACTGCGACCCCATCACGATTCGTCAACGTACACGATTAACGTCGCGCTCAACTCGGTCGGCGTTGATTACGAGGGCGGCGGTTGCCGATTCCTGCGCTACAACTGCTCCGTTACCGACACGCGCAAGGGCTGGATGCTGATGCATCCGGGGCGCTTGACGCACTTCCACGAGGGTCTGGTAACGACCAAGGGAACACGCTACATTATGATTTCTTTCGTCGATCCGTAA
- the LOC125764601 gene encoding guanine nucleotide-binding protein subunit beta-2, giving the protein MPPKDDPEVAALKKEINDMIAKFQEEQKKVADCTLFEKCGDLGDVPKVRISTKKFLKGHINKVNSVHFAGDSRHCVTGSLDGKLIIWDTWTGNKVQVIPLRSAWVMSVAYADSGNFVACGGMDNMCTVYDLNNRDAQGNAKIVRELMGYEGFLSSCRFLDDTHILTGSGDMKICIWDLQAGKKTSEFDAHAGDVVSISMSPDKNTYVTGSVDRTCKLWDVRENTPKQTFFGHDADVNSVCYHPSGFGFATGSEDKTARLFDFRSDQQIGHYEPPNKNSGFTSCALSLSGRYILCGSDDNNIHIWDSMKGQHNGTLSGHENRITSISMAPNGMALASCSWDQHVRIWV; this is encoded by the exons ATGCCGCCAAAAGACGATCCCGAGGTAGCGGCCTTGAAGAAGGAGATCAATGATATGATTGCCAAATTTCAG GAGGAACAGAAAAAGGTGGCAGACTGCACACTGTTTGAGAAGTGTGGCGATCTTGGCGACGTTCCGAAGGTGCGCATCTCGACGAAAAAGTTCCTCAAGGGTCACATCAATAAGGTAAACTCGGTACATTTTGCCGGCGATTCGCGGCACTGCGTTACCGGTTCGCTGGACGGTAAGCTGATCATCTGGGACACCTGGACGGGCAATAAGGTGCAGGTTATTCCGTTACGTTCGGCATGGGTCATGAGCGTGGCGTACGCCGATTCGGGTAACTTCGTTGCCTGTGGAGGCATGGACAACATGTGCACCGTGTACGATCTTAACAATCGCGATGCGCAGGGCAATGCGAAGATCGTGCGCGAACTGATGGGTTACGAAGGTTTCCTGAGCTCGTGCCGTTTTCTGGACGATACACACATTCTGACCGGATCGGGCGATATGAAAAT CTGCATCTGGGATCTGCAGGCGGGTAAGAAGACGTCCGAGTTTGATGCGCATGCCGGCGATGTTGTCTCCATCTCGATGAGCCCGGACAAGAATACGTACGTCACCGGTTCGGTCGATCGTACGTGCAAGCTGTGGGACGTAAGGGAAAACACACCGAAGCAGACATTCTTCGGGCACGATGCGGATGTGAACAGCGTATGC TATCATCCGAGTGGATTTGGGTTTGCTACCGGGTCGGAGGATAAGACGGcacgtttgtttgatttccgCTCCGATCAGCAGATTGGCCACTACGAACCACCGAACAAGAACAGTGGATTCACATCCTGTG CTTTGTCTCTGAGTGGCCGTTACATTCTGTGCGGATCGGACGATAACAATATTCACATTTGGGACAGCATGAAGGGACAACACAACG GTACACTGAGTGGACACGAAAATCGTATCACATCGATCAGTATGGCGCCGAACGGTATGGCGTTGGCATCGTGCAGCTGGGATCAGCATGTTCGTATCTGGGTTTAA
- the LOC125764602 gene encoding transmembrane emp24 domain-containing protein 5-like encodes MAQLWSCGATLKRVAAWWFPLVSLLLLQCPWNVSAIQKEMTVSIAPGKVDCFFETAKAGQTIDIEYQVIDGGHGDLDISFELAEVTGRTIFADYKKSDNIHRFPVPYDGEYKFCFDNGFSRANSKTVFFELIIEREGDQDDASWSDIDLLEGLTPEEFYEMKVQDMEDAIKRVRNNLTKARQLQDMLRSHEARDRNVAEENYFKVNVWSFFQILVMVAVGTLQVFMVKSLFDVESRAYKLLTKL; translated from the exons ATG GCACAACTTTGGAGTTGCGGCGCTACGCTCAAGAGGGTGGCAGCATGGTGGTTTCCGCTCGTATCACTGCTCTTGCTACAGTGCCCTTGGAACGTGTCGGCGATACAGAAAGAAATGACTGTCAGCATCGCACCTGGGAAGGTGGATTGTTTCTTCGAAACCGCAAAAGCCGGCCAGACGATCGACATCGAGTACCAGGTGATAGACGGTGGGCACGGTGATTTGGACATCAGTTTCGAGCTGGCCGAAGTGACGGGACGCACCATATTTGCCGATTACAAAAAGTCGGACAACATACACCGGTTTCCGGTGCCGTACGATGGCGAGTACAAGTTTTGCTTTGATAATGGTTTTAGCCGGGCGAACAGTAAGACGGTCTTTTTCGAGCTCATCATCGAGCGGGAAGGCGACCAGGACGATGCCAGCTGGTCGGACATCGATCTGCTCGAAGGCCTGACGCCGGAAGAGTTTTACGAGATGAAGGTACAGGACATGGAGGACGCGATCAAGCGTGTGCGGAACAACTTGACCAAAGCGCGACAGCTGCAAGATATGCTACGATCGCACGAAGCTCGTGACCGTAACGTGGCCGAGGAAAACTACTTTAAGGTGAACGTGTGGTCGTTCTTCCAGATTTTGGTGATGGTAGCAGTCGGCACACTGCAGGTCTTCATGGTGAAATCATTATTTGACGTGGAATCGCGTGCTTACAAGCTGCTCACCAAGCTATAA